One stretch of Halichoerus grypus chromosome 8, mHalGry1.hap1.1, whole genome shotgun sequence DNA includes these proteins:
- the RNASE9 gene encoding inactive ribonuclease-like protein 9 yields MPTLIAVRPLALLLLLLQPLQFKILRVGLNKSEEEIEQFEDYLEELHSSGPAKPLTKEAFQRRTIIDPERPLIDPDYCTDEMKMKNVHDKFRCVREHFFLQIAYEDLQKICKNLFVPCKNGVKKCHRSRQLVEGVYCNLTRGARMSDCEYESSYRKGHVLITCQWQEDIQEIIPAYVNDIMVLDTDVKGNSLFHNEAQWPF; encoded by the coding sequence ATGCCGACTCTGATCGCCGTGCGgcccctggctctgctgcttctgctgctgcaGCCACTACAATTTAAGATTTTGCGTGTTGGTCtcaataagtcagaggaagagatAGAACAGTTTGAAGATTACTTGGAGGAACTGCACAGCTCAGGACCTGCCAAACCTCTGACCAAGGAGGCTTTCCAAAGACGTACGATTATCGATCCTGAAAGACCACTAATTGATCCAGACTACTGTACTGatgaaatgaagatgaaaaatgTTCACGACAAATTCCGTTGTGTCAGAGAACATTTCTTCCTCCAAATAGCATATGAGGACTTGCAAAAGATCTGTAAAAACTTATTTGTGCCTTGTAAGAATGGAGTTAAGAAATGTCACAGGAGCAGGCAACTAGTAGAAGGGGTGTATTGTAATTTAACGAGAGGAGCTAGAATGTCAGACTGTGAATATGAATCTTCTTATAGGAAGGGCCATGTCCTTATCACTTGTCAATGGCAAGAGGATATTCAAGAAATTATTCCTGCTTACGTAAATGATATTATGGTTTTAGATACTGATGTCAAGGGTAATAGCCTCTTCCACAATGAAGCACAGTGGCCGTTCTAA